The Raphanus sativus cultivar WK10039 chromosome 6, ASM80110v3, whole genome shotgun sequence sequence cattaatttgattctcattattatctaaaaagttatatattatgtgatccaaaaaaatattaattttaaataactgaAAAACAAGTagtttatattactattttcaaAACGATTTTCCTTTTCTCACGGTAAAATTTAAAGcatttaaaatcttcattacccttaataaataattagattagatttgttaatataaaattgctcacaaatttaaaatgaatttcattaatttgattctcatcattatctgatatattctaaaaattatatattatgtgatccaaaatattttacatcaaaatattttaaaaataaatataaatacatatgtatagttttatgtatatatgaatattttcaaaaaattatgtaataaaaatatcttattaaaataagaaaactttattttatataaaattaatatttaattaattattaaatatataaaaagcatgaaaataacttattttaatGGTTCtcgaattgataatatatttatttagtaatttagaaaattattaagCCCGGAaatgcgggcaaaacacctagttttcCAAAATAGCTAAAAAACAAAGCATTATTTTAACGGAATACGATAGAATCTGTCGAGACTAATAGTTATATGCACTACTATTTTAAATAAGGTATTAGAGATAAGAATCcacttaaaaatattaaaaaacttaataatatataaaatatttgagtCGTTCCACTTATCACcaaattgttttaatttgaCAGTCTATGCaacttaacatatatatatttttttaaatgcttGCTTCTCGagttaaacaaaaaagaagtaaTTTTCTATATATCCGTccaatttgaaaaaaatcatataaccaTAGTTTTACGAGCCAGAAAATACTGAAGTTCAATCACGCTATGTACGTACATGAATTCACATGATATTAGGGGATAAAACCGCTTAAGATGTTTGATAAACTAAAGAACTGCTTTCCATTCATCTACCACACTAGAGTAGTGCCACTTAGTCCGAACACAAAAACTATGCATTAACAACAGTTAAGAATCGTTTTGTGACCAAAGCTCGTCTAGTTTGATGGATAGTAACTTCTAATTCCCTTTTCTTACTTTGATGGTATGATGTGTAAAAATCTCCAAACCAGAAAGTATATTTTTCGACGAATAAGTATAAAGTCTTTCAGGATTTCACATCTCTTAAACGATGAAGCTTCTGACGATAACTCGTTTAGTCTTGATCCTTTTAGGCTAAACCgggataaaataaaaaagattgaGATTCAGGCTCTACTAAAACATTTTTCTATAGGGAACACAGCGTGATATTGTTCAGGTTATCAACCATAAGCTTTAGTAATTAGTAAATCTAGAGTACCCTAACCAAATAGGATAATAAATTCttcaacataaaaatgaaaacacaaaacaaattgGATGATATAATGTTTAGGAAATATAACGCGGTGAGTAAAAAAATTAGTAGCTTTTAGCCACACATCTGTTGGTGTCGTTGCTTTACGCAACATCATGCATCTCTTCTTCGACTGTTTCCtgatttgtttataaaaaaggtttttttttcttatttatgatTAGCAACCAAATGATTTCAATTATTTACTCATCATGTATCTAAACGttacaaatatgtttatatacatGTGTGTATATCGTCATGACTGTAAAACTGAAATTGATATAATTAGTTTGATTAGGACCactataaaaatattgatttgtatATGAATATCCATGTGTGAGTGTATCCACTAAATAGTTATGTAAAGGATGTGAGGGCCACTTCAAGTACAAGACAATAAGGTTCGGAATAGCCCAACGTGATTAAGAGTAACTTCTTCCAATCATTTCATCGTGTTATTAAACTATTGTGcctaatcaaatatttaataactaaaataactTAGTAAGAAAAACTTCgactctaactggtgaccattaAATTAGAAATATGAATGAGTAGGAAATGAATGAATAGGAATAAAATCAATGGTATTTATTACTTTTGTGTTCTATGGTTCCTTAAAATTTAAGGAATGACAAGGAATCAGACGGAACAAAAATTCCTTATAAATAGTGTAATTTTTTAAGGAATGAGTGGGAATTGATCATTCCCCTTGAGTCCCTATGTCACCAGTTAGAACCTTCGTATTTTTTATAAAGCTTAATGGTAGCATTTATTTGGTACAACTaattaatactttttaaaaatttattatttacgGCTATAGTAATAAAGAgaggaaaacaaaatataatgtaaGAATTTAGCCAAAAAAAGTTAGGCAATGACCCATGCAATATCACACGGAAactcattttatataaaataaaccataatttataaaagaaaatttattttcttaaaaaaaaaagaattaagcaaaagaaaaaaaaaatatatatatatatataacgcaGAACCGTAAGTAATCATTTGATTGGTATATTCCAGTGGCAAGTGGTTACACATTGGTTACATACATGAGTATGTATATTGCCATATATAGCGGCAAAATTATTAGTATATGGAAGCAGCAATCCCTATGCAAAGTCAAAAATGTTGCATGAAATTAGCAAAATATTCCGGTGGAGAAAAGATGTGATGGATTTGGTGTATGTAACAGAACAGACTTGCATCCCACATATTACCTTTCTTTGGCCCCAAAATGATGTTGAATTATATCCACTTGAGatttattcttattatctttAAGCCAGTAGAAACTTTAAACTAAACATCTTTTTTTTGCAAGAAAATGTCCCCAAGTTTAGAAAATAGTATTTTCATTAGTACAGTCATTTGTTCGGATTGCGTTTGAATAATATTTGTGCTAAGGTACTGCCTAGCGCCAAATATATTAATCAGAGATCAATTatagtttttatcttttttttttttttgatcaaacattCGATTACTTGAGTAAAAGGGGAACCAGTCTACAACAACGCAGAAGAAATAGAAGCAAGAGCTGTTTTTGCTAAAGAGTCAGCATGAACATTCATTAAACGAGGAATAAAAACATAAGAGATAGATGTGAGAGAGCGAGCCAGAGTGTGGATATCATGGAGCACGCCCCTCAGAGCCACATCCCGTCCTTGAGTCTTCAAGAGCAAAATGAGGTTCTTCGAGTCCGAGTTAACAGTGAGACTGCTAACATGTGAAGAGATCGCTGCAGAAATAGCAGCCTTAACCGCCAGAGCTTCGGCCACGAGAGCAGAAGACACAAGACGCCGGTGTGATGAGGAAGACTCTGTAACGATGTTACAAGAATCCCGGAGTTGCCAGCCGATTCCACAGTTACCTGTTTTTTGGTCCCATGCTGCATCAGAAAAACAATTCCACATATAAGCATTAACAGTAGGAAAACAAACAGATGGTTGTGATGATCGGACCACATAGAGTGGTAGGGAAGGCTTTTGGATAAGTATCTGAGCCGCCTTCCAGGCTTTAGTATCTTGTATAGCCTTGAGAATTGTACTCTCTTCCGAAAAGAATTTATTTTCGAAAACTAGTTTGTTCCTGTTGGTCCACAAGGTCCAAAGAACCCAAGGGTAGAGTGGAGTAGTTCCAATTCCCACCGGTGGTAAGGAAATCAGGCGTCGACAACTAGTTAACAGTTCTGCAACCGAATGAATGTTTTGTGCATCTGGTTTGTTCACACAAGGAACCAGACTCCAAACTTTCGAGGCAAAAGGGCATGACAGGAGAACATGAAGCTCTGTTTCTCTGTTCCCACACCTTTTACAGGTTGGAGTAATCGCGATGCCTCTGGTCTCTAGGGCCGAACCCACTGGGAGAGCTTTACTCTTTGCCTTCCATAAGAAGTGTTTAATCTTAGGAGAGGTATCAACCTGCCAAACACACTTTTTCCAATTAAGATCCTGCAAGTCAGGTTCACCATTGTTGATCTTTGCTATCGCATAACCAGATTTTGTAGAATACTCTCCGGAAGCTGAGAACAACCACACTTTTTCATCTGCTAGAGGTGTTGAACTGGGAATAAGTCTGTGTATACTCTCCTTATAGTTTTTATCCAATTTCAAAAGTGACATATTAAATATGGGAATTATCCAGTTTTTGATGTCTGGTCTAGTTAACCTTGTCTTAAATGACTATGGTTGGGCGGTTCAAGTGTAGAtgattgctttttttttattatggttAAGGGATTAGAAAATGGTCAAAAAGTTTTGTTccgttttattttttattttttacaatatctttaatattttatgacTGAAATATATCAGATATGTAACATAGCATACTAAATTGTGAAATTTTTACACATTCCTGAGTAACAAACCGAACATGGTCAAGTCGCCACATTTGATGGTCGTGTAACGAGTTTCTGGTGATTAAGCTTTCACCTTAAGGCGTTTTTGAAAAAGGTACAATCCACACATACTTTTTGACTTGAATCAATGTAATAGTTACTCAACTAGTATAAATcactaaaatacaaatttccATTAAATTGTGCATATAATTATAGGTATTATAAGTTTTTTGGTAAACaattttatctattaaaatataatttactttttCATGTGTGgtgttttttctttgaataaTCTGTTAGATTTTTTCAAATGTCTGTTTTTATTTATctgatataatattttcaaatgtcTGTTTTTATTTATCAGATCCTCATTTAACTAAACTTATATGAATGAAGATATTACactaaatttaaatacaaaacttaaacctcaaaattaatttaaaaatttaattaatgtaaTATCCATTATAGTTTTCACATATCAAAACTTAAATATGATTATATGTGTTTTAAAACCTTTATCAATTAACATATTCtctgtttatgaaaattaaacTGACTGCTTCATTTAATTTGTTAAACCAAATTGTAACCAATTGATGTTATATCTTCTCTAATATTCATCTATATATATGACGTAAGATATAAAAATAAGCAATTAAACCGGTCATTACATTTTCTAATAAACAAACATAGAACATTATAATTCAcatgatataatatttataaaatgacaaatctgATAATATCAATCATTCATGTATGTTAATGAGAAAATTGGTCTACATAATCCTAGATTAAAAGAACCGGTTCATTCAATATTTGAACTAAATTTATCGGTTAGTATGTGggacaatcaaaatttaaagatCGAATCTTTTATGAAAGCtatatcaaaataaacataAGATCGGTTCTTTTCTATATTTGAGGCAGAAATAATCATCAAATCATATAATTactatatttcttttaaacaatacaaacaaACTGAATAATAATTATGGATAACAGTATATATTTAGAACGTCtgaaataacaaatatataatgcagaataatattttatgtatcaAATAACTTTTGTAgtaataaagttaataaatcacataacataaatattatatgtatacataataccaaaatatttgcaACGTAATCttaaagttttgaaatataaacatatatatgtatatatgtatatatatatatatatatatatatatatatgaaaagtaaTTCGTGCAGATGTAcatatcaaaatttagtaaGTATTATAAATTTACAATTCTATCTTCTTTTTCAGTAGGTATTTTGTGGGAGGCTTGGCCATTATTCTTTACACATTCGACCTATATGAGTTAAAACTCAGTTTTAGTTGCGAGCAATAATAAGTATGAAGATAAAAATGTTTATAGCTTTTCAAGTATTTGCTTCTAATCCAAAACTGCTAACTCTAATAGTAAAACCTTCTTCCATTATGGTAGATGTATCATTTTCGAGTCTCAGCAGCAACCAAATATTTTGTCTTTGATCTAAGGAAATTATATGTTTTAGCCCAgaaaattttcaattaaaaatgcATCTATTTTTTTTAGCAACTATGTTAAGGCCAGGTTTTTTTGGTATATTATATAGCTTTTGTTATGTtgacatattatttttagaatagaGTTGTGCATATTTTTCTACTCGTTGCAAAACATATAATTTGCTTTCATATTTCACAGTTTTCATATAGTTAGTTGTttttaatgtaaatatatttaataaaaaaacaaaattcattttttacATCTTGTTGTTTTTAACTATCAAACAAAAAGAATGAAAGAATTGGTGgagttaattttcaaaaaaaaaaagaattggtgGAGTTAACTTCGTATATGACAAACTATAATTTTACTAGGCTTTCCTCGTATTTATTATTTAGTGTCTTCTAAAGTTCGAATCAACGATAACCGGTTACATGAACATCTAATTGATAAATTATCAGatttatgtatacatatataaatacatttttactttttgaacaaaaatatatgatttactATTTTGTCAATaaataccataatatgtattaTACAAATTTGAATTTGAGTGGTAACACAACGACGAGATTAACACAAATGTTCACACTTAAACTACAAGTTCTAGTCATCACTACCATGAGTTGTTTTTTACATATGGCTGGTTGCCAGTTGCCCATACACAAAAAGTACTCCATGTGAATTTAAAtccatttatttaaaatattagtacaAATGAATTTGCGAGACACAAGAAAAGTGTGTCTATTTGGTAAAGTTGTAAACACATTAAGTTTTTTAGGATACCAAATATTGTGCGAAAGCAACACTGCTTGGTTTTGGGTTTTCTCGTGATGTAAATATTTTAcagtaatttttttaagttatatcAATtcagttattatatatatatatatatatatatatatatttttttttttccaattacCTAAAGAATATTCAAGTTTTATCCATAACAACAGAAGTATTCTAACTTCTAAGTTCTCATTTCACTTTATTACAAACTAGTggttggcccgccctacgggcgggaatataattttaagaaaatattttatgaaatactttttaaaaaatattctatcCATATCTGCACATGATCTTCTTCGATATAGAACTGTCTTCATAACTGTTTTGGGAAACCAGTAGCTCTCTCTGAGCTTTCATGAATTCGAAAATGAATATACTCACACTCGAAAGTTGACTCATTTTGAGTGAAACCATATAATCTATTAAGAATATGAGTATATGACTACACGTTTATATATCTgatttaaatataaacaaaattttccttctttttctaAAACCTCTTTGATGACAATATCGCATCAgcaataaaagtaaatatagttTTCCCAGACCTATCAAGTCTAACCGGCTTACCCCCAACATTAACATGTGAATCAGTGAAATAAGGAGCCGGTAGTATCGAGGGTGTGTAGGAGATGGTTTATCCATTTCGGTCGAGATTACAAACCTTAGAACCAATCAAATAGTAAGTTAGTGTTATGGGTTAAGTTATGAAATATTTGGGTCTGATTTAAAAGTTCTTACATTTATGCAGTTGATTGGAGTATTGTTCCTATGTAGGAGAGCTTTGACGGCTTGTCCGATGGTGGTTTTTAGAAACAATCAGGAACATGTGAAAGAACAATTGTGTGTTTTTCTTGAGTTAGTTTCGGTTGGATCTACGCCTACAGTTGGTTTGAGGCAGTTAAAAATTAACAATGCAACAGTCTAAACAATCTGTCTGAGTCGCAAGAAGTTTATTTCCCACTAAATATTCAAGATTGTTTAGTTGTCATCAGTATACGAAATACCAAGTGCTTAGGAGCCTCGAAATCTTTGctcttaaagaaaaaaagctaACAAATAAGTAAACTGTGTTCAAATATTAAGTCATAGCAATAACGATGgttgaaaaccaaataaagaaaaactTAGTCGAAGcacaaacttaaaaaaaaaaacaaaagagtaaCACTCCAACGCATGCTAGCACTGGGATGAGTCGAAAGCTCTATTATCCAGCAGCACGATTAGCTTTCTGTGATACGTGGGTGTTACTGGTGCTTTCATTTTCCTCATCAGCAAGGTCTCCACAACCTTTCGAAGATGCACACACATCACTCTCAACTGGGGCTGCTATAGGGGGCAGAACCGATGAAGAAAGCACCTTTGTAACAGTTATAGACTTAGTCTTCCCTGTCAAGTTGTACTCAGATACTCTGACCCTGAACTTATGTGTTTGACCAATGGTGTAGAATAAAGCTTGGGGAGCAGGCATCTCATTGTCCGCACTAATGTTTTCATTAGACTACCATTGTTTTAAAAAAGCGAGTATAAATAACTCTAGGTCCATGTAAAATCTGAAGCCAACTAACCTGAAAGTAGTTGTCAACTAATTCCATGGCATGCTTTCCAGTCAACTCATGACCTACATCACTAAGTAGCACAAAACAGTCTGATTGTTGTTTCCATAGATAGAGAATTTTGCAAGATACCTGTGATGAAGAGGGAAAAAAAAGTCAattacagaaaagaaaaaagtaattaCTGAGATCACTGTTCATACTTTGAAACACCAGCTACTTTAGATAAGTCATAACAACAGTTTGACTTTGTCGCATGTCAAGGAACTAAAGATTTCTATTGTTTAATCTTCAAGAAAGGAGAGAGAGATCATACTTTAAGGGTTCGGAGCTTCCAACTGTGACTGCAACTTCAGGGTAGCCAGCAATCTCCCACTATTATTTTGCATAAAAGATCAAAAAGAGAGAAATCACAGCCACATCACAATAACATTTTCAAAGAAAATTGTTCATAGATATAGTGATGTGTTGTACATACCCGGAGTAAGACATCGCGTGTAGCATCTGAGTTCTTCCAAAGCTTGTCCTCTAAATCCGAAAccataaaaaatacaaaatagacAGTACTCAGAAGGcaattcattttatttagaAGCAATTTACCAATCAGGTGATAAACAATTAGTTCTAAGAATATCTATAAAAACGTAAATCATAAGCATGAGTACAACAGAACTTCATGTTGAACCATTACAAATAGTTTTTCTCGGGAATTTTATTCCAGACCCGGTAAGCTCTATCTCCGCCGCGGCATCTTCTACCTGTTCTATCCTTATCCTCTGCGCTGTTGCGAATGATATTCCAGACCAGGGTTTGCAAATGATGgagagaaacagaggaagatgtgGAAACCTGCAAAAGGCTTTAGATTTGGGGTTCGGAAGAGAGCTTAAAGTGGAGACGTTTGTtccttattgcaaaagtgactttTGGAATACTGAGGTGGTCTTCAATCATTGGATCTACTTTAAAAGGTTATCAAAGTAGTGGGTCAGTGGTGTTAAAGCAAATCATAAATGAGGTTGATCAAATACAACCTATGCCGGTTACGGGTTACGCAACCGTGGGGGTGCTTAGGTATGGAATATTGATCGGCGGTGGCTATGTTGTTTTATACAGGATGAAACTGAGTTTAACTAAAAGCCCAACAGaaggtaaaaaaataaaagttagcCCAAATCACAAACCTCGGTTGTCGCCTGTTTTTGCTGATGACACGTGTCTCAATTCGCCCCATGCTCCCAGGGTGACGTGGATAGCTTGAGCAGCCAAAGAAgtctgttttatatatatagatgttttCATCTCAGATAACCGGCAACTGTTTCAAGTCATAAAATACCCAGTTGATGATCACTAGCTATCAACTTTCTCCTTATAAAGATCCTAATTTAAgttgttatttgaaaaaaagtCGTGGTGTTGTCTCTTCACAATAACAAAGTCTATGCTTACAATTTTTTTAGCCTAACATGCCACCGATGAATGCACCTAATCCTATAAACACCGGCCACTGCATGTCGCCTCCTAATTATGATCCCTCTTATGTCTACGAATCATTATTTTGTTGAtaatctttatattaaacaattaaTCAGAAGTATTAATCTAGTCGTCACAAGACTCACAACCATTAacaatgtgtatatatacttattatttgCTGTCGTGAACGTTTTTGTGTTTAGTTCTATCCATTTTCGGTTTTCATTGAAAGCGTCGATTTGATGACGTGGACCTAAAGTGCGTGAAAGTAAAACCTTTGCTTGTTGCTAGAACTAAATGTTCACACTATAAAAAAACGTGAATTGGTGGCCTAAGTGCCACTCAACACTACTAATGAACCTTTGCCTAATTCGGTGGTTAACCCTTCACGGGTTTCACTTTCTCTTTTATTTCCTACTTTAttctttgaataaaattaaatcatttgaaaataattaattagacATAATGATAACAATTCTCTGTTAATTATGCGAATGTGAATAATTCAAGATCTAACAATTTGATTAATCAAACtactaatataaatatgtttgttATCAGAAGTATGTACTAAGAAGAAGCTGTCTAAtttaatactaataaaaataaacgtCATGAAGGGTTGACTTCTGGTACATAGATCTAGGTAAAGATCATAATTCGAAGATATGGATTAAAAGTAGATACAACAGAACATGAACTAGAAAGAAATATGACatagatttatttgttttacttccatcattaataaaaatttacttgATTTCATATTTGATAGAATTTGGCAGAGAAATGCAGAAGTGTCAGGTAATGGGGATAGAGTGAATCGTCAAAATGTTATTGGTTAGTTGgcaatattataataaataataatgtaaagTGGATCCAAATGTGTAAAATCTTTTGTGGAGTAAACTAAAAAGATTAACAACAACCAACCTTATAACCTCTCCctttgtgtatatataaataagcaGCCCCACCATCATCTTCCTCACTGCCTCTCTTGTCTAgttctcttctattctctctCTTGTTAGTTCACTCTACATAATAAACACCAAACATCTCATTTTTCATCACAATTTCGAAATTTCTTGGATTTGTTTTTGTCGATTGATTTCTTGAATTGGGTTGTTCTTGTTTTTACTATCTTTGAGTGTAAAAATAATCATGATGGGTCAAGATCACGAGGTTGGTAGTGATCAGACGCAAATCATTAAGGGGAAGCGTACGAAGCGGCAGAGATCATCCTCTTCGACGTTTTTGGTGGCGGCGGCTGCGACCACAATCACCTCCACAAGTTCATCTGCCGGGGGAGAAAGAACAGCTTCCGATGGATACAACTCGGTAGTTTCGTCTCCGGTTACTACAACTGATTGTacagaagaagaggaagacatgGCGATTTGTCTCATCATGCTTGCTCGTGGAGCTGCTCCATCTCCGCTGCCGGATCTCAAGAATTCTATAAAAACAGACAAAAGTCTCCATCTGAAGGCTTCGTCCACGGAGAATTCTAGTTTCTATGTCTACGAGTGTAAAACATGTAACCGGACGTTCCCGTCGTTCCAAGCTCTTGGTGGACACAGGGCGAGCCACAAGAAGCCGAGAGCGTCCATAGACGAAAAGGCTAAAGTACCCCTTATGCAGCTCAAGTCCAGTGCATCAGATGAAGGGCAAAAAGGTCATTTTAAAGTTTCCGGCTCAGCCCTAGCTTCAAAGGCAAGTAACATCATCACCAGCAAAGCAAACAAAGTACACGAGTGTTCGATCTGTGGTTCTGAGTTCACTTCAGGGCAAGCACTCGGAGGCCACATGAGGCGGCACAGGACAGTTACCAACGTGGTTAGCCCGGTCACTACAGCCGAAGTGAGCAGGAACAGTACAGAAGAAGAGACTGAGAATTTGAGCCGTTCGATGGAACAGAGAAAATATCTACCGTTGGATCTTAATCTACCGGCACCAGAAGATG is a genomic window containing:
- the LOC108811579 gene encoding zinc finger protein ZAT5, which gives rise to MMGQDHEVGSDQTQIIKGKRTKRQRSSSSTFLVAAAATTITSTSSSAGGERTASDGYNSVVSSPVTTTDCTEEEEDMAICLIMLARGAAPSPLPDLKNSIKTDKSLHLKASSTENSSFYVYECKTCNRTFPSFQALGGHRASHKKPRASIDEKAKVPLMQLKSSASDEGQKGHFKVSGSALASKASNIITSKANKVHECSICGSEFTSGQALGGHMRRHRTVTNVVSPVTTAEVSRNSTEEETENLSRSMEQRKYLPLDLNLPAPEDDLRESKFQGIVFSATTPALIDCHY